GAGCTTTTCAACGAGGAAGTTCTCGAGTTCCTGCAAATCCCTCACGGTTACCTGCATCAGTATGTCGTGGGCCCCGGTCGCTATGCCCAGGACGTCCACCTCGGGAAGCTCCTTCAACTTCTCAACGGCTTCCTTTATCTTGCTCGGTTCCACGTCAACGGCTATGAACGCCACAACTGAGTAGCCCGCCTTGAAGGGGTTTATGAGGGCGACGAACTTCCTTATGATTCCCCTCTCAACAAGCTTTTTAACCCTGAGCCTGACCGTTGATTCCGGCACCTTAAGCCTTCTCGCTATCTCCGAGTAGCTGGCCCTCCCGTCCTCCTGGAGGATGTGGAGTATCGCCCTGTCGAGTTCGTCAAGTCGTTCAATCTCAGCCATTTTAGCCCACCAATTTTGAATTTTTGTGATGTTATTTTTAAAGTTTTCCGCTAATTTCGCAAAAATTAACCGAAATTCCTATTAATTCCAAACACATATGGTTAACGGTGGTTCCATGTTGCCCCCAAAGGATGAGGTTATCAATGGTTACTCCCGCTACATTTCGCGCGCATCCCACGTTACCTACGCCCCAATCGTCCCCTACAAAGCTCGAAACGCCCTCGTCTGGGATGTGAAGGGAAAGGAGTACATAGACTTCCTGAGCGATGCGGCCGTTCAGAACGTCGGGCACAACAACCCGAGGGTCGTTGAGGCCGTCAAAAAGACCGCCGAGAGGTTGCTTCACTTCACCTTCATCTACGGCTTTCCGGTGGAGCCTTACCTGCTCGCCAAGAAGCTGAGCGAACTTGCCCCGGTTGAGAACGCGAAGGTTGCCTTCGGCCTCAGCGGGAGCGACGCCAATGACGGGGCCATAAAGTTCGCGAGGGCCTACACTGGAAGGAGGTCTGTAATCGGCTACCTCAGGAGCTACTACGGCTCTACCTACGGTGCCATGAGCGTTACCGGTCTCGATTTTGAGGTTCGTTCGAAGGTCGGCCAGCTCAGCGACATTCACTTCATACCGTATCCAAACTGCTACCGCTGTCCCTTCGGGAAAGAACCGGGGAAGTGCCGTATGGAGTGCCTTGAGTACCTCAAGGAGAAGTTCGAGGGAGAGGTTCATGCGGAAGGCGTCGCTCTTCTCTTGGCGGAGCCGATACAGGGCGATGCGGGAATGGTGGTTCCCCCCGAGGGCTACTTCAGGAAGCTCAAAAGGCTCCTCGACGAACACGGCATCCTCCTCGGCGTTGACGAAGTCCAGAGCGGTCTCGGGAGGACGGGTAAGTGGTTTGCCATCGAGCACTTCGGCGTTGAGCCCGATTTAATAACCCTCGCAAAGCCCCTTGGCGGGGGACTTCCGATAAGCGCAATCGTCGGAAGGGCCGAGATAATGGATTCCCTTCCCCCTCTCGGTCATGCGTTCACCCTCTCGGGAAACCCCGTCGCGAGTGCCGCGGCTTTAGCCGTCATCGAGGAAATCGAGGAGAAGAACCTCCTCCAGAGGGCTGAAACGCTTGGAAGGAAGGCCAGGGACAGGCTTGAAAGAATGAGGAAACGGCACGAGCTCATCGGTGACGTCCGCGGACTTGGCCTGATGCTCGGCGTTGACCTCGTTAAGGACAGGGAAACCAAGGAAAGGGCTTACGACGAGGCCAAGAAGGTCGTCTGGAGGGCCTACGAGCTGGGCCTAATCGTCGCCTTTCTCCAAGGCAATGTGCTGAGGATTCAGCCCCCTCTGACAATAGAGGAGGAGCTCCTTGATGAGGGCCTTGACAGGCTTGAGGAAGCAATCGAGGACGTGGAGGAAGGCAGGGTTCCCGATGAAGTCCTGGAAAAGGTGCAGGGATGGTAAAAGAAAGAAAGTCATTCCTTCTTCTCGGCCTTTTCGGCCGTCTCTTCCTTCTTCTCGGCGGGTTTGGTGGCTTTGGTGGCGGGTTTGGCGGGCGTGGGCTTCTTGGGTGGTCGTATGCCGTAGCCGAGTATCTTGAACTCGAAAACCTCTCCGTCGCGGAGGTGGTAGCGGTAGGTTCCATCGCCGAGCTTCTCAATCTTAACGACCGGGAAGCGGTAGTCGCCGTACCTCTCATTGAGCTCCCTGACCTTGTCAGGGTGAATCGGCACCCAGTTGAAGAGCTCGAGGGCATCCTCAGTTCCGTCGGTCGTCAGGATGTATGCCTCGCTGAAGCCGAGCGCCCCCGTCGGGCAGACGTCGACGCAGAACTGGCAGAACGTACAGCGGCCGTAGTCAACCTTCGGGTGGGGTCTCTTCTCCATCTTGCCGTCCACTTCGAGCCAGGTCATCTCTATTGCCCTCGCCGGGCATATCTGACCGCAGAAGTTACAGCCGACGCACTTCTTCCAGTCGAGCGTGTGGAATCCCCTGTACTTTGGAGCGGGCTCTATCTTCTCGAAGGGTATCTTTATCGTCACGGGCTTCTTGAAGAGGTACTTGATGCCCATCCAGGGCTTGACGAAGGACTTCTTGAGCTTGACCTTTTCCTCACCAACGACTCTCGCGGGCATCGTCATCACCTGTCTATGTCGGGCGGACAGTTGTCAAGGGTCTTCAATATGACCGGCACGTCGGCGAGGCGGGCTCCCTTGAGGAGCTCCTCAAGCACCGTAACTCCGTGGCTCTGGCTCGGTCCGCGTATGTGGACGCGGTAGGGCTTGTGGCTTCCGTCGCTGACGACGTAGGCTCCGAAGTCTCCCTTGGTGCTCTCCACATGGGCGAAGGCGTCTCCGGCTGGAACCTTGAACCTCGGCAGGTTCTTGAGCTTGGGGTCCTTGACCATGTACGGTCCGCTCGGTGGTCCCATGTCGAGGAGCTGTTCGAGTATGTAGAGGTCCTGCTCCAGCTCGTACCTCCTGACGAGAACCCTCGCGAGGCTGTCGCCCTTCTTCAGTATGGGCACCTCGAAGTCGAGCTCTGGGTAGAGGTAATAGGGGTCGTCCTTCCTGACGTCGTAGGGAACTCCAACGGCCCTGAGGTTCGGCCCGGTGACGGCGTGCTTGAGGGCAAACTTCTTGTCCATAACTCCGACGCCTTCAGTCCTCTCGAAGGTTATGTAGTTGTCAAAGAGTATCTCATCGAAGTCCTTGAGCTTGGACTTGATGTATTCAACAGTGTCCCTCAACTGCCTCAGCCACTTGTCACCGGGTATGTCCCTTCTGACTCCTCCCGGGACTGTGTAGATGTGGTAAACCCTTCCGCCGGTGAGCTCCTCGAAGAGGCGCATGAGCCTCTCACGGTAGGCAGCGGCCCACTGACCCGGTGTGTAGAGACCTATCTCGTTTCCAAAGCCCATTATCCAGAACATCCACGCCGCTACCCTCGCCATCTCAAGAACGGTTGTCCTAATCCATATCGCCCTCTCTGGAACCTCCCAGCCGATGATTTCATCGACGGCCATCGAGTAGATGTTCTCGGGCACGTCGCTCTCGGGAACACAGATACGGAGGAGCAGGGCGATGTTGGTGAAGTAGGGCCTCTGCTCGGCAAGCTTCTCGAAACCTCTGTGAAGGAATCCTGGGTTGACTATGGCCTTCTCTATCCTGTTGCCGTCCATTTTGAGGATTATGCTGAAGTTCTCGGTTGCCATGTGCTGTGGACCGAAGAACAACTCGTAGGTGTCCTTCGCTATCGGGGTGAGGTACATGTCGTGCTTTCTCGCCTCTTCCTTAAGCTCCTTTGGAACCTCCAAATTCGCCATGAGCATCACCTCATATCACGTAGTTCGTCTTACTCTCGTCGTACCTGTCGAAATCGTCACCGTAGATAGCCTTGACGTAGCTCAGCGTGTTGAAGTCTTTCCTGAACGGGTGCTTCTCGTACTCCCTCGGCTCGAGGATGAACGGGCCGAGCCTCGGGTTGCCCTTGAAGTTTATGCCGAAGAACTCGTGTGCCTCCCTCTCGTAGGTCTCCGCCACCGGCCAGATGTCCATTACGGTGGGCATCTCCGCGTTCTCCCTTGGAATCCTCGTCTTGACGAAGGCGTGAACGCTCTCCGTTACGCTCCAGAGCTGGTAAACGAGCTCGAACTCCTTCTCCTTGAGCCAGTCGACGACACTTATCTGGAGGAGTATCTCAAATTTCTCGCTCGCCAGCTCAAGGAACTCGTGTATCCTCTCGGCGGGAACCTTGAACTCTATCCTTCTCTCGCGCCTGACGCTTCCCTCCGCGTAGGGAGCCTTCTCGAGGAGTTCCTTCACGAGCCTGCCCTCCTTGGTGTTCGGGAGTTCGGGCTTCTTCTCCTCGGCCTTCTCAACGGTTTCAACCTTGTTCTCAACCTTGTTATCGTTCACAGCCATGCCAACCACCTCTTGGCGTCCTTCTCACGCCATCCCTCTCCAAAGAGCTCGTCCTGGTTCTTCCTGTACCACTCGTAGTTCTCCCTATACCTCTTCCAGCCGTCCGCTTCACCACTCTCTATCTTCCTCATTATCTCCTGGATTCCGTCCATCACCGCCTCGGGCCTCGGCATACAACCGGCTATGGCCACGTCGATGGGGATGTACTTGTCAAGCTGTTTGACGACGTTGTAGGAGTCCCAGTAGACGCCACCGTTTATCGGGCAGGAGCCGTGGGCGAGGATGTACTTGGGGTCTGGCATCATCTCGTAGGTTATGATGATTCTCTTCAGCGTTTTTGGTGTGACGTAGCCCGTAATCAGGAACAGGTCGGCCATCCTCGGGGCGGGGTTTGGCATCATACCGAATCTCTCGAGGTCGTATCTGGCGTTGAAGAGGGGTGGCATCTCTATACCGCCACATCCCGTACAGAACGCCACTATCCACAGGCTCTTCTTTCTCGCCCATCTAAAGAGGGGCTCAAAGAGCTTGAACTCCTTGAGCTCGTAGCTTATGAAGTCCTCTCCCATCTTTCACCACCCCATCGTGAGGATTACGGCTATTATTCCCAGTATCGTCGGCCACTTCCAGAAGAACTTCGCGGCCTGGTCGATGGTGAAGCGCGGGTAGATGCTGGCGACGAATATCGCTATGAAGAGCACCGCTATCTGCTTGACGAGGAGCTCGAGCAAGTTACTCGCTCCGCCGAGGAAGAGCACCGCGAAGAACGCTGTCTCGGCGAAGAGCTGAACCGCGTGCTGGGTGAAGAGCAGTGCCGCGTGCTTGCCACCGTACTCGACCATTGGACCCATGGAGATTTCCGCCGGGGCCGCGATGACGTCGAAGGGCTCAAGGCCAAGCATTGCCTGGAATACTATGTCGAAGACTATGAACGCGAGGAACAGCGCCGGAACGGTTATGCTCCAGCCGTGAATCTGCTGGAGTGCCACTATGTTGCTAAGCTTGAAGGTTCCCCAGTGCTGGATTAACGCTATCAGCGCGAGACCGTACGGTAACTGCATGGCGACCATGGTGAGCAGACCACGCTGGACACCGACGGCCGAGTACGGGTTGCCCGAGCTCATTGCACCGAGCATTATTCCGAGCATCGGCACCTCAAGGAGATACGCTACGACGATGAGGTCTGCGTTACTGCTGAAGAGCTGGAAGTTGGCGATGGGTATGAAGAGGAGCGCCGCTATGCTCGCTCCGAGCGCAAACACTGGACCGAAGTCGTAGATGAAGCCGTGGCTTATGCTCTCCTTCTTTCCGAGCAACTTGAGGGTATCGATGAGGGGCTGGTATATCGGAGGTCCTACGCGCCTCTGGATTCTCGCCATGGCCTTCCTCTCGATACCCATGAAGATGAACCCCATGAAGGTGGCGTAGATTATCATGCCGATTGCCTCAAGGGCGAGCTTCCAGTCAAACATTCACAACACCCCCCACAGTGCCAGGATTAGGAGTATGACCGCCAGATACCAGGCGTAACTCTGGACGTTTCCGTTGTAGAACCCTTCCCTCAGGGAGTCCGCAAAGTCCTCGAACATGCCGGCAAGGCGCTCGTAGAACCTGTCCCAGCTGTACTTGAGCCAGAAGTCCAAAGCTTCCGCCAGTGGCCTGTAGAAGTTCCTCCTTATGCTGAGGTTGTAGTCCTCGGTGACGGGGTTACCCGACTGGTAGGTGTCGGTGACGGGGACCTTCCTGGCCTTCGCTCCGTAGATGAATATGAGTCCCGCTATTGCAAGGCCAAGGACGAGAATTACCGTCACGAGGAGGGCGTTGTAGGTTCCTGTTGGTGTCACAAGCTTGAAGTAGTCACCGCCGACGGGGTTTCCAAGGAACTTTCCAAGGTACTTCGTGACGAGGCCCGGGGCGATACCGAAGACGAGGTTCGGGATAGCCAGTATCGCCATGCCTATAAGGAGCGGGAGCGGTGCTTCCTTGACGTCCTCAAGGTCGTTCGGTCTCTGACCGAACCAGACCGCGTAGAGGAACCTGACGACGTAGGCGAAGGCCAGACCGCTTCCAAGGAATATCGCGCCGGCAACGAGGGGCATGTGCGCGCTTATGGCAGCTTCATAGAGGAGCCACTTGCTGGCAAAG
The Thermococcus sp. 21S9 DNA segment above includes these coding regions:
- the nuoI gene encoding NADH-quinone oxidoreductase subunit NuoI codes for the protein MPARVVGEEKVKLKKSFVKPWMGIKYLFKKPVTIKIPFEKIEPAPKYRGFHTLDWKKCVGCNFCGQICPARAIEMTWLEVDGKMEKRPHPKVDYGRCTFCQFCVDVCPTGALGFSEAYILTTDGTEDALELFNWVPIHPDKVRELNERYGDYRFPVVKIEKLGDGTYRYHLRDGEVFEFKILGYGIRPPKKPTPAKPATKATKPAEKKEETAEKAEKKE
- a CDS encoding NADH-quinone oxidoreductase subunit B family protein, with the protein product MGEDFISYELKEFKLFEPLFRWARKKSLWIVAFCTGCGGIEMPPLFNARYDLERFGMMPNPAPRMADLFLITGYVTPKTLKRIIITYEMMPDPKYILAHGSCPINGGVYWDSYNVVKQLDKYIPIDVAIAGCMPRPEAVMDGIQEIMRKIESGEADGWKRYRENYEWYRKNQDELFGEGWREKDAKRWLAWL
- a CDS encoding Lrp/AsnC family transcriptional regulator codes for the protein MAEIERLDELDRAILHILQEDGRASYSEIARRLKVPESTVRLRVKKLVERGIIRKFVALINPFKAGYSVVAFIAVDVEPSKIKEAVEKLKELPEVDVLGIATGAHDILMQVTVRDLQELENFLVEKLGRIEGIKSTETSILTSVKKWGYARVF
- a CDS encoding respiratory chain complex I subunit 1 family protein, with protein sequence MFDWKLALEAIGMIIYATFMGFIFMGIERKAMARIQRRVGPPIYQPLIDTLKLLGKKESISHGFIYDFGPVFALGASIAALLFIPIANFQLFSSNADLIVVAYLLEVPMLGIMLGAMSSGNPYSAVGVQRGLLTMVAMQLPYGLALIALIQHWGTFKLSNIVALQQIHGWSITVPALFLAFIVFDIVFQAMLGLEPFDVIAAPAEISMGPMVEYGGKHAALLFTQHAVQLFAETAFFAVLFLGGASNLLELLVKQIAVLFIAIFVASIYPRFTIDQAAKFFWKWPTILGIIAVILTMGW
- a CDS encoding NADH-quinone oxidoreductase subunit D — protein: MANLEVPKELKEEARKHDMYLTPIAKDTYELFFGPQHMATENFSIILKMDGNRIEKAIVNPGFLHRGFEKLAEQRPYFTNIALLLRICVPESDVPENIYSMAVDEIIGWEVPERAIWIRTTVLEMARVAAWMFWIMGFGNEIGLYTPGQWAAAYRERLMRLFEELTGGRVYHIYTVPGGVRRDIPGDKWLRQLRDTVEYIKSKLKDFDEILFDNYITFERTEGVGVMDKKFALKHAVTGPNLRAVGVPYDVRKDDPYYLYPELDFEVPILKKGDSLARVLVRRYELEQDLYILEQLLDMGPPSGPYMVKDPKLKNLPRFKVPAGDAFAHVESTKGDFGAYVVSDGSHKPYRVHIRGPSQSHGVTVLEELLKGARLADVPVILKTLDNCPPDIDR
- a CDS encoding NADH-quinone oxidoreductase subunit C, whose translation is MAVNDNKVENKVETVEKAEEKKPELPNTKEGRLVKELLEKAPYAEGSVRRERRIEFKVPAERIHEFLELASEKFEILLQISVVDWLKEKEFELVYQLWSVTESVHAFVKTRIPRENAEMPTVMDIWPVAETYEREAHEFFGINFKGNPRLGPFILEPREYEKHPFRKDFNTLSYVKAIYGDDFDRYDESKTNYVI
- a CDS encoding leucine/methionine racemase, with product MLPPKDEVINGYSRYISRASHVTYAPIVPYKARNALVWDVKGKEYIDFLSDAAVQNVGHNNPRVVEAVKKTAERLLHFTFIYGFPVEPYLLAKKLSELAPVENAKVAFGLSGSDANDGAIKFARAYTGRRSVIGYLRSYYGSTYGAMSVTGLDFEVRSKVGQLSDIHFIPYPNCYRCPFGKEPGKCRMECLEYLKEKFEGEVHAEGVALLLAEPIQGDAGMVVPPEGYFRKLKRLLDEHGILLGVDEVQSGLGRTGKWFAIEHFGVEPDLITLAKPLGGGLPISAIVGRAEIMDSLPPLGHAFTLSGNPVASAAALAVIEEIEEKNLLQRAETLGRKARDRLERMRKRHELIGDVRGLGLMLGVDLVKDRETKERAYDEAKKVVWRAYELGLIVAFLQGNVLRIQPPLTIEEELLDEGLDRLEEAIEDVEEGRVPDEVLEKVQGW